The segment TAGACAGCAGCTTAGTTTGCCGTTATCTTCATGTAACGGCTTGCTAATAGCTAAAAAATGTTTGTTGACCCCATCTCCTAGCAACCAtatctactactactgtactttcgacttgtcccgtgaggggtcgccacagcagatcaaccttctccacttcaccctgtcctttgcatcgtcctccccaacaccagccactctcatgtcctccctcactccgtccatgtatcttctcctgggtcgacctctagccctgttccctggcagttccatcctcagcatccttctactgatatagtccctgtctctcctctgtacatgtccaaaccatcaaagtctggtctctctgactttATCTCCGAAACGTCTatccttcactgtccctcttcttGCCTAATTTTTAAGGACTTTCATATTTAAGGTTGTTTGCACGGTAGTTTTTACCATCTGACCCCTCCGCTCTCATGGAAAAGTGCTTCTTTCATGCTATGAGACATCATCACTGTTTCATAACACGTCAGTTGTCACAAAAGATGGAGATTTACTGTTCCAGTTTCGGAGTGTGCTGAAGCCTTTCCCTATGCTTGAATAATGAGCTTCGTTTATAACACTTTTTACGGTCTGAAAGTGTTTTGGTCTTGTATTTGTTATGAAAATGGTCAGCAGAAGGTCACATGATGCATTTAATGTCCTCTTTTCTGCATTTcttggtgtgtctgtgtggcacTCAAAGGTGAAGAACATTACAACTGCATCTCTGCATTTCACAAGTCCATGAGGGGCTCGGATGAGAACGCATCTCTGTACTGGCTGGGCCGCATGCTGGAGGGCGGGGAGGACCCGCTCTATGTGGCCCGCAGGCTGGTCCGCTTTGCCAGCGAGGATGTGGGTAAGCAAATAAATGAGTAATAAAACAACTGCATCCCACCTCTTTATTATTCACTTCTATGCCTTTCGGGATTGATTTCTTAACCctgttaaattacatttacttAAATTACTGTTTTAACATTTGGTTTCTTGAcatactgtgtgtatatatatatatatacacacagttACCCGTTGTGtgagaaaaatatttgtttaataaaaacTCTGAAGACTACTATTTTCTGATCAGCTTATTAAATCTCCAATAAAGACAACTTGTGCTCTCTACACAAAACGCTGACTCAGCTGAAATGcatagacagaaatgagggagaGGAGATTGTAACGCAGTCTGGCTGCGTGACCTTCATCTCTCGTCTGGTGTGTTGCTCAGGTCTGGCCGACGcagctgctcttcctcaggcTGTGTCCACCTTCCAAGCCTGTCACTTCATCGGGATGCCGGAGTGTGAGGTAGCTGTAGATCTGATATGTCCTCTTTGACATGTACATTTTGGATTTTAGGtgatctctgtctctctgctgctcgACAGGTGATCCTAGCTCAGTGCGCAGTCTATATGGCAAGAGCACCCAAGTCTGCACAGATTTACCAAGCCTATGCTAACGTCAAGACCTGTCTCAGGACCCACAAAGGCCCCCTTCCTCCTGTACCCCTTCATCTCCGCAATGCCCCCACCAGGCTGATGAAACAATTGGGCTACGCTAAGGGCTACAAATACAACCCGGCCTTCAGCAGCCCAGTAGAGCAGGAGTACTTACCAAAGGAGCTGCAGGGAACCAACTTCTTCAGCTGGGTACCCTCAGACCCCTCTAAATAGggtcgatgatgatgatgatgatgatgcagcgCAGTATAATCAAAGACTGATGTGGGTGAATGAAAGCAGTCTTGAATGAGAAGGATTCTGTTATAACTGATGATCAGTTGACGTCAGCCATCACGTTATGTTCGGATTTAACTacagttttatttgaatttttgaTTACCATATTTTCCGGACTATGTCACACTTTTTTCCCTCGTTTGGCTGTTCCAGATCGAcgtatagtccggaaaatacgatACATtgtaaaagacacacacacaaaaaacttaAACTGTTCATTTCTTTCTAGATTTACTttacttgtatttttttctctctattgATCTGTCTTTAAATGTTTACAAAATTTCATGTATGTTGCTATTTTTAACCCGTCCTTGTAATGTTTCAAAACACAGATTAAAACGCTTTGCTATGCTATAATCTGTATACTGTGTACTTatgataaaatacaaaatggtTTCGTCATGGAGTTTATTGTTCAGTCATCTCTTCAGTTGTGGAAACGATCTCAATTTCTGGCCATGATCTAGGGAAAATAACACAAGATGTTTGTCTTAATGTCAAGGGATTGATCTGGGATTCTGGAAGTCCGTTGCTATTCGTGTAGCTTCCCTCATCTCACTGATCCAGGGAATGAAAGATGCAACGCGGGTGAAGACTGTGGGCCTCTGAGGGGTATTACAGCCTCGTCCATCAACAAAACTGGTCACGCCTTGCACAAACCACTTACCATCTCTGCCTTTACAGTTCAGAGGGCCTCCAGAGTCACCCTGGAATGTAATGCCGGCTATTGGAGCAAGATAAAATGCCATTCATTCCACCAATGGGCTAAAGGTTGTGTTCCTCACATGGCATGCTGATTTGCTGTCCCCTCCTGCACAGACCATTGTTGTCTTTGCTGAGCTGCCCCACCAGTCGCTTTGACTACAGGTACTGTGATCCACCACGGGAAGCAGGGCCTGCTGCAACGCGGTCGCCTGAGGACCACCAGCTAAAGAAAAAACGACAGTTGAATAATTGATGCAGCTCAATTAAACAGATTTACTCAGCACGAGCCACATCGCAGGGGACTTGGTGGCGGGACTAACAGTGGAGACGACCCCAGCCTGTGATCCAGCAGGGCTGATTATGGTCGAGAGTAGCTCCATGCTGTGGCAAGCAGGCCGTCTGAACCATGTCATTGATGACAGCGCTTCTCTCCAGTTGAAGCAAGGCTATGTCGTTCCTACATAACAGGATGAAACCAAAACATTAACTGTCAGAAATTATACTTtcaaggtcccatattatgaaaaaactcacttttcctatgttttctacactattatggagggttttgGTCATTATCAGCTAAAAATCCAttcagtcaatcctgcgtagttctgtaatcaagtacagaaacgcatctggcagaaatcttcgTTAATGTGACGTCAAATTGTTagaatgtgcacaagatgtgtttgcgcatgcacattcattgcgtgcgcCCTGCTGGTTTTGTTTGCTATTTCGACCAAAAAATGCCAAAgctatttcatataagtgtctgggaactgcgttaacttgtgaaaaaaaagagtataatatgggctCTTTAAGTGTAGCGTCTGATTTTCTACAGGGGGAAAACTTTTCTTTATTCAGCTGCAAAACAGGAAAGGTCATTGACTCCTTTTCAAGGGCATATTTGCTGCGTTTTTAATGATACAACACAGCGCTGGAGTTGTCATGTTAAAGGGAATGATAACCCACCCACAGGGAAAACAGTTGTCATTCCATTTTGGATGGATGAACATCTTGGACACCATAATGGACTGTTCGGGTCCTTCGTCCTCATTTATGTCATGCTCAGCGAGAACCACCCTGTATGTGTGGAATCTGGAGATGAAAATGCAATTCTTAAAGTCCACCAGAGCTGTGGGAACCGGCACTCTTTTTCACTCTCGCTCTTAGCTTTGAGATCCAGATCTcaaatccagatccagatcttTGAgatccaaaaaataaaaacaaatgctatGTATTTTAGTTTAAAGATAACCCAAACTGCTGTTTGAGATCTAAATGTCGTGCACACACTTGTACTCACGTGATGCAGTGTGCAGCAGTCAGGACCCAGTCAGGAGCAATGAGTGTTCCTCCACACGTGGGGAAGAAAGACTGCAGAGAAACCTGCCATGGCCAGCTATACGGCTGGGCTTCGTCCCCATTGACCACGCGGCTGGTGTCAGGCAGGTAGCTGGGTACACCACACCCCCACACTACATGGAGATAAACAACAGtgagcaaaaaacagaacagagaatGTAGGTTCATTTTCCCAGCCAGATACAATTCAATTATTAATTCCTAACAGTAAATCAAATGATCTAATATGTACTCACCAGCTCCTACAAAcagaaggaggaaaaacacCAGTTCCATCGCTTTTCATTCAGAACAACAGGCTCATCATGCAGTTCTATTTATGGGCAGCCTTCCAGATGAGAGCAGACACAGCCTGGGAGTTTTCCTCACATTTTCCAGGTGGGATAAGCCTCTGCGTGCCAACAGAAAAGTCGGATAGCATTTGTGGGGAAAACTTTTTAAGACAAAATTATATGGATTGTTTGGGAATTTCAAATTCAATTATgagtacatttttaaaagtctgAAATTTACCCTCATGATTTTGTTAAAATAGATTCATGAAAATTGTAAATGGATAGTTAACAGACTTAATAACCATAATATAGTAATAATGCTATTCTTATTCTATATGCCAAGAGTCAATTACTTGAAAATCTGGCACTTCATTATCAACAGTTGGTATATTCAAGACATTAGTTACACTTAGAGAGATACAGGAAACGTCGACTCTTTTAGATCAACTGTTTTCCCCAATATGTATTTACACTCCTCGCCAAAAGGCGGCGCTAAATACCAGCGCCTGATTCAgaacccagcagcagcagaagaagaacgtGCAGTTAAAGATGGCGCTCGCCGGCGCATCACTCGTGCGCTTTAATACGTTGTGTAGCATTGGTAAGTTTATTGTAACAGAAGGTAAAACAGGGTCAATATGGAGCAGAGACGTCCGGTGGTACGCGGCGAAGGCCCGACACATCCAGGAGCCTGTTACGTCGCGCTGCGAGACGGAGCGAGGTGAGTGAAAAGGCCTGTTAGCCGGTTTGGCTAACCGGTGGTAGCATCACTCAAGGGCATCACTCACTTTACTTTAAAGGATCCCATGAATGATTGTATGGAAATAACGTGACTTCGACCTTTCTTGTGTGTCTCCCGTATTTTAATAATTAGATAACGGGAGATCGAACCTCTTGAATGAGTTCCCTGACCCGAAATATCTCTTGAATGCCACCATCTGCCGTTCACTGAGAACCAGCGACCTGTCCCAGCATGTCCAGTACAGCTGCGTGGAACATGCGGGCGTCAAGGTTGGAGTAAAAGCTCTCGTGAGACGGGATGTTTCTTGGGTCCGACGCAAAGCTAAAAcgagttttgtgttttggtgtTTCTGCAGAAGGCTACCGTCACCCTGCAGTGGCCCTGCAAGATTCAAGAGGAGGGCCATGCGCGCAGGAAGGATGAAGCGGAGCGATTTGCTGCGGCCGCTGCTTGTCTCAAACTCAGAGTAAGCCGTGTTGGCGGTGAAACTCGGGTgctttactcccccccccccccccccccgagagttCTTTACGAAGGCGTTTGTCCCTTTTCTCTTCCCCTCATTCTTTACAGGAGATGGGTATCATTGGTCCAAATAATCAGCTCCCCAGGAGGAGAGCTGTCGGTAGGCAGACGCTGCATTTACTTCGAGATGATGAGGACGGCTTGAGGACAGAATGTGAGCCAAATAAAGCCGATGATTTAAAAACATCACTTGAAGACTCCAGTGTTGCTGAGGCTCTTTCCCTATTTCCACAACCTAAATCGGTCCTCGCAAGGGTCGTACAGTTGGGCTCgtcttccaaaaaaataaaggtttgcAGCTCCATATTTTGCATATTGACGATCTGTACTTTTAATCCGACATGTATTCTAAATTTGTTGCTGTACTTACAGGAGCTAATTCAGTACAAGACAATCGGCGGAAAGCTCAAGAATTGTCGGCTGACCTTGCACTGGCCAGAAAATATGATGTTCTCCGCCAAATCGACCAAAAGAGTGACGGCGGAGAACAAGGCTGCGGCGCTCGCCTGCATGAAACTGAAGGTGAGATTCTTTCTGGGAaattgactcttcttttttttttatatatatatatatatatgttaaatATATTTGTCGTGTCACCTGCACCAGGAGCTGAACCTGCTGGATAAGAACAACAACCCACTGACTCATGCCAAGTACCATCAAGAGAAGGTGCAGGAAGCTAGAAAGCAACAGAGGTCCCCTGTCACCGTGGAAATCCCAGAATACCTGGAGGATCACGTGAGAGATTATCTTGAACAGGTGAGTTCCACCTCGGTTGTTTTCGTTTTCCATGCTAAACACCTCCGTTCAGAGAGGCTTCAGTACGAGCAACAGTTGGTTGACAGGTTTAAAGTTTCTTCTATTGTgctttaaatacaaaatgacTTGGAAATCAAAGCGGCGGTGTGGTTGTACAATTCTGAGGTAGAAGCATCTTCCTGCACCGGTAGGTGTAGTCAGGGAGAACTTTAAATCTCTGCGTGCCGCAGTGCCCACAAAGATGTTGGGTCCGGCTGCGGTACTCGGACCAGCAGAGCGTTCTGATCAGCGTCCTCTTAGCTTAAGGCGTGCAGCGAAGATTTCATTATAAGATCTCAAATCTTCTAGAGACTAAACAATGTCATGAATGgagcaatgcttttttttgtttttgattaatttatcattttatttataattcatgAAAATCCATGCCTCCCCCCATTCTTACGACAGTACCCAGTGGCAACGGAAGCGCAGAACTTCTGGGGGGAGGAAGGGGCGAGAGAACAGCAGTTGGTGGAGCAGATgcgtgaggaggaagaggatttgGTGACTGACGCCATCACGGGTCGGCCGTACCGGCCTCTGTCTGAACAGCAGGCCCGGGAGCTCAGCTTCCGCCTGCAGGAGACCTGGAGCAAGGTGAACCCCGTGCTGGACGTGGAGCTCCCGGTCGATGCCCACCGCCAACGCGTGGTCTCGGCGATAGAGTCCTCCAGGGTGGTTGTGATCGCCGGTGAAACGGGGTGTGGGAAAACGACACGGATACCCCGCTTCCtcctggaggagagggggagaagTGGCGCGGGGGCAAGTTGCAACATCCTTGTGACCCAGCCTCGTCGAATTAGTGCCGTGTCCGTTGCCCATCGTGTCGCTAAGGAGATGGGCCCTGCTCTAGATCGTTCTGTGGGATACCAGGTAAGTACAGGCCTGCAGTGCTGTTATTTACTGTGATGTTGTAATAGTGGGATATAATCACTCCAGAGCTAAACTGATTTGTACATAGATGTAGGGATAATGatgagggaaaaaaacattagaaGTCATGGTATTTGTTTTAGTAGCCTGGTTTtatcaaacttttttttattaaaattaaaagtttatatatatatatatatatatatatatatatatatatatataattaagtTGCGCTTTCAAGTTAATATACCGTTAATATACTTTTTAAAGGCATTTATGTACCAAATTCTATGATGAAAGTATAAGAGAGCTCCCAGCATCTGAGAAAAGGATGTGAAGACATGCATGTAAATAccttgtaccccccccccccccaataggtAAGACTTGAGAGTCGGCCACCAGAGCGGAGTGGAGGAGCCTTGCTCTTCCTCACCGTGGGTGTCCTGCTAAGGAAACTGCAGTCGAACGTGGGCCTGGAGGGAATCAGCCACGTGGTGGTGGACGAGGTTCACGAGAGAGACATTAACACGGACCTGCTGCTCGCTCTGCTGTGCTCCTGTTTGAAGAAGAACCCTCACCTGAGAGTGGTGCTCATGAGCGCTACTGGGGATAACCAGAAGCTGGCCCGCTACTTTGGCGACTGCCCGGTGGTGAAGGTGCCAGGGTTCATGCACCCGGTAAGGCAGCGGTTTCTGGAGGATGTGCTGGAAGAGATGGGACGAAAAATGCCGGTCCAAAAGAGGCTGGAGACCCACAACAAGGTGAGGCTTGGGTCTGCCAGATTTGTCTGACTGTGTGCAACCTTTTTCACTTTTCCTCGTGTTCTTATACTTTTTatatttccccctttttttaaGAGAGGAAGCGAAGAGGTTGCACCAGATCTGGATTTAGTCGCTGATGTGATTGAGCACATTGACCAACACGGAGAGCCAGGTAAACGGCAGACTCCCTCTTGCAAACGGTGCTTTAAGGTGCTTTCCCTGATATTATTCTTGTTTTTCCCTTTGTGTTTCAGGtgcagttttgtgttttctccccGGATGGCAGGATATCAAGGGCGTTCAGGAGAAGCTGATGGAGAAACGCCACTTTTCCACAGGCTCAAATGTGATTTTACCATGTGAGGAAATATCCTGCTTCAGAAACATGGGATGTGTCTTTACAGATTTGTATTAATCAATGTTTGCTTTTTCGCCTTCTGTTTTAGTGCACTCTGGTTTATCAGTGGCAGACCAACAAGTGGTTTTCCAGCGCC is part of the Brachionichthys hirsutus isolate HB-005 unplaced genomic scaffold, CSIRO-AGI_Bhir_v1 contig_270, whole genome shotgun sequence genome and harbors:
- the LOC137914810 gene encoding proproteinase E-like, whose product is MNLHSLFCFLLTVVYLHVVWGCGVPSYLPDTSRVVNGDEAQPYSWPWQVSLQSFFPTCGGTLIAPDWVLTAAHCITFHTYRVVLAEHDINEDEGPEQSIMVSKMFIHPKWNDNCFPCGNDIALLQLERSAVINDMVQTACLPQHGATLDHNQPCWITGWGRLHSGGPQATALQQALLPVVDHSTCSQSDWWGSSAKTTMVCAGGDSKSACHGDSGGPLNCKGRDGKWFVQGVTSFVDGRGCNTPQRPTVFTRVASFIPWISEMREATRIATDFQNPRSIP
- the LOC137914807 gene encoding ATP-dependent RNA helicase DHX30-like — encoded protein: MALAGASLVRFNTLCSIGKFIVTEGKTGSIWSRDVRWYAAKARHIQEPVTSRCETERDNGRSNLLNEFPDPKYLLNATICRSLRTSDLSQHVQYSCVEHAGVKKATVTLQWPCKIQEEGHARRKDEAERFAAAAACLKLREMGIIGPNNQLPRRRAVGRQTLHLLRDDEDGLRTECEPNKADDLKTSLEDSSVAEALSLFPQPKSVLARVVQLGSSSKKIKELIQYKTIGGKLKNCRLTLHWPENMMFSAKSTKRVTAENKAAALACMKLKELNLLDKNNNPLTHAKYHQEKVQEARKQQRSPVTVEIPEYLEDHVRDYLEQYPVATEAQNFWGEEGAREQQLVEQMREEEEDLVTDAITGRPYRPLSEQQARELSFRLQETWSKVNPVLDVELPVDAHRQRVVSAIESSRVVVIAGETGCGKTTRIPRFLLEERGRSGAGASCNILVTQPRRISAVSVAHRVAKEMGPALDRSVGYQVRLESRPPERSGGALLFLTVGVLLRKLQSNVGLEGISHVVVDEVHERDINTDLLLALLCSCLKKNPHLRVVLMSATGDNQKLARYFGDCPVVKVPGFMHPVRQRFLEDVLEEMGRKMPVQKRLETHNKVRLGGSEEVAPDLDLVADVIEHIDQHGEPGAVLCFLPGWQDIKGVQEKLMEKRHFSTGSNVILPLHSGLSVADQQVVFQRPPVGHRKIVLATNIAETAITIDDVVHVVDTGTHKEQNYDPLTKVSCLDTVWASRSNVTQRKGRAGRCQPGQSYHLFSHKQLESLAPFPIPEILRTPLENLVVQAKIHSPKSKAVDFLSQVLDSPELDAVEDAVQNLQDTGILDNREMLTPLGKRVACLSCDPRLGKMLVLSALFRCALPLLSVAACLTRDPFHNSLQNRSEINRVKEALSVSDYSDHLVFIRALLGWRRTQQEGDRQERDEYLHDHSLSKTSLRFINGLVSQFSANLHEANLVSRPNQCLHQTSLCNKHSDQVQLIKAVLLAGLYPNLILVKKGIVTKGGRFHPNKVSLRMSSGPVVLHRSSVNRGKEDLPSRWLTFFSAVKSNENVFIRDSTVVHPLALLLFVNGDITETVNRGRVQVSFPGSSLVQCDLSVETWKLLRELRTSMQTMMHHNLTNPSNIITNADQDGRLISLVTQLLGDSVSYQCSS